The nucleotide window atatatatattaattgcCTGTAAGTATATTTTATTCCCTTTCaaagtgggttgggttttttgtttttttaaataattttggACAATCTAtttgtttctgtgggttcttttagtTTTATCTGCTCAGCACTAATTGCTTGCCATAGAGAGGATCTTGGTTTATTATCTTCTTTGAATACctagtgtccagaccatcacaaaaggtgtagtggagtgggagagaaTACTGCTGAGTTTGAGATTTGATCCGGTGTGCTAAAAAGGTTGGATTCTCTCACGTCCtggtggacgtgttaccactgggccatggGTCAACTATTGTATGTTTACTGGCATTAtgagtttttctgttttttgttaatgtatgtcaatctgtctgtcgcCCTTTCCATCCCCCTTATCATCCTAATTGATTGTACATATTTTTGTATgcttatgtgtgaatgtgtggaaatgcttggctctgtgtgtgtgttagtgtatctgtgtgtgtgtgtgcgcgcgtgcgtatttaATTTACAATATTATAATTCtacaagaaaaaaatgtttgaaagtgTATACAGTATTAACCTCCATAGAGAAAAGCAcccaacagaaagaaaacaggatgAAAATCATAttgagaacatttttttttttgttttttttttaatctgctgaTGGAGTGTACAACTGATTTGATCCACAGAAACCAGGATTGGGCGAACATCCTCTTCAGTATAATTACTCCCTTTGGTTCTCCCGTCGTTCGCCCAAAACCACCACATATAACCAGAGTCTCCAGTTTGTATTCTCCTTTGCCTCGGTATGGACACATTTTCCtgacaatttgttttgttttatttttatttgtgaagattaaagaaaacaaatgtgTGCATACATTATAAGAACTTACCAAGCTTGTTAAGACTGGATTAAAGAGGATGTGGCACAGAAATAAGTGCCAGAAAGACCCTGTCGATAGCATGCCACACCTTCACCATCATATGACTGTCCAGGGACAGAAGCTACAAACTGTTTTTCTGTTCACCtacctgggatccatcatcagTAATGATGGATCTGAATCAGAAATCCTCTTAGGGATAGCAGAGACGACAAtgtcagcactgtccagactaaAACCTGAATGGAAGGACAGTagcatctccatgaaacacacagACTTTTGCTATCACTGGTGTATAGTCCATCTTCCTGTATCATATACGAGACATAGACCCTTGAGACAGATTTggaaagaattcaagccatggaaaagAGATGTGACTGAACGATAATAATCAGGTAAGCTAATCATATTACCAGTGAACAAATGTGCCGggccatcaagcagcacatagGACCGTATGAAGAAAACTGACACGAGTTAAGAAAACTACGTTAGTATTGCCATGAAACAAGCTCCAGTGGCCTTGCTAGAATACAGTCCTGCAagtccaaggaactgttgagggagggagatgggaagacagaaaaaacgatggactgacaagaTTGCAGAACGTACAGGATGTGCAGACACCCAGGCTTTgatacacaaccaacagacctgaaggaatctggtaACCAGTTCTTCTGTTGACTTTagttgactcttcacagagtaaaGGGAgacggtgaagaagaagatgcatgcatttgtatgtatttgtaaccATATCTATTTTTGTACATTTTGCTGTTGATAGGTCTCTGTGGTATACACATTGAATTCACTAAGCTGGACTGTTCATGCTTTagaggtgaagtgtgtgtgtgtttgtacactgaTTATTATCTGCTGTTTCATGAAAacaagtgaagaacaaaaaaatgtgAGAAAgagcaccacacaaaacacaccaaagcAAAATGTTTTAGTTGAACCTTTAGTGGGCTGGTAACACTACTGAATGCACTGATGCTTGCTGGCATTTCAAACTTCGGCTGTGTTTTAACGTTCATGATTTTTACAGTccttgtgctgtgtgtggctgcttGTGAATGATGATGGAGCATGCACCTGATCATGATGAGGGTTTGCAGGTTGAACAGTTCTGGACAATGTACGCTCATCTGGTTCGCCCCAGTGAACTGACAGGCCATGCCGATTACCACCTGTTCAAAGAAGGCATTAGACCCATGTGGGAGGTGGGTGTTCAGGCTTCTGCATTTCTTACCAAGGTGTTAGACATTCatcagcatgtgtgtatgtgtttgtgtgtgagagagacaaaagtTACATGGATCAGTCAATTACTCACGAACACACGTAAGTGTACACGAACAAAAACACGCAAtaaatacacacccacatgcacagacacacacactaagttgaccaacccacccccatgcatgcatgcattatgcacgcatccacacacccatccacccacgcccaccccccacacatccccctcctccacacacaacacacacacacacacacatacacacacacacacacacacacagagaaagtgggtGACAGTGGAACAGACTGTACAGTGGTTAAGGCTGTGGGTGACAGTGGAACCAACTGCACAGTGACGAAGGCTGTGGTTTCAGGATGAGGCCAACAGGCAGGGGGGGAAGTGGATCATCCGCCTGAGGAAGGGGCTGGCCTCGCGCTGCTGGGAAAACCTCATCCTGGCCATCATGGGCGAGCAGTTCATGGTGGGGGAGGAGATCTGTGGCGCCGTCGTCTCCATCAGGTTCCAGGTGAGAAAttgctttgttttcattttttaaataccTTGCTCAGCTGAATCAGATGATGGGcataatagctgagtggttaaagtgttggattttcaatctgagggtcctgggttcgaatcttggtaacggtgcctggtgggtaaaaggtggagatttttctgatctcccagctcaacatatgtgcagacctgtcagtgcctgagcccccttcctgtgtatatgcaagctGGAACAGAAGATCAtatgtgcatgttaaagatcctttaatccctAGGCTGcttatatgacgagataactcgtcatggaaagcatgtacgcttcgctgccacaatgacgagataactcgtcatcgaaatattctgacttttccctgctttgcattcagttcgttgacaaaaatgctggtaccTTTAgattggggaatctttctagattctattcatagctagaaacaccatctgcgtcataaggcagtcctttatttgaacattttggttgggttactggccgcagtctttgcctggctcctttcctcgctcgctcaacaaaatgtcggactgactccgtgctcaagacatgcaatcttggcgaactaaatcaaccagtATTACTTtatttagctgatgctcagaaagaattgaagcataaattcgaaggagaagacagtggtgaacatttataggacgatttgatagaaaataaagggagcaatcaagagagtggccaagttacgactgtcagtgagtgatgccggctgttcagctctagcagtcGACAGAAGTCACTGAATTTTCAGCAAGACAGAGTGTGAGCGATTTttttggcactcagccaatgcggtctgatgagaactggataaagtgaccgtgtgagaggggtgaagaggggggtgagactgagggggcgtggcctcacatccatattatcacttgcagaagtcacaatgcattatgtatcttttttttttttcttttttttttatattgtggtggttctagtatgattttgtgtgtgcagatatccatttgtccagaaaatatgatattttagtgcaaattacctgactaatgtttgtaatgaacaagttgaaaatgtgacaaaaaacaaaacactgatttcaaaacaacagtatgtcactaaaaatagataaaatgggaatacatcatgtgttttgtattctttattcatttccctttcagaaaatatatacttttatgggtctttctccaataacaaagagcacataattttttgaaaatttatacccgttttttgtgggaAAAAaccccctggcaaatagatttcacttcaaTCTTATTTTCcaggcagcgaaagggttaatacatgtcagtgtttagtgggttatggaaacaagaacataccatgcatggacacccctgaaaatggagtatggctgcctacatggtggggttaaagatggtcgtacacgtaaaagcccactcgtgtacatacaccagtgaatgtgggagttgcaacccacgaacaaagaaaaagaagcagcatTGTTCCTCTGATTCATTTTCAAGACCTTGCTCAGCCAAATACATACCACTTTATTTCATCAAAATAGCCTTAAGGATGAAGAAACGACCATTTTGCTatattgacaattttttttttagtgagagaATTTTTGAAAATTTTGGAGTATAGAGCTCAGTATCAAGAAAACTATTGGGTTGTGCAGCGGTTGGGAAATAAAGGCATAATTACTGTATACAAAATGTTACTTTTGtgtaaattttctttttttttaatcacttccacacaaaaaaattaCTTTCCATTTGTAGCCTTCTGTATTCAGTATTGTTTAGAGTGCATGCAGTGATGCTGTAAGATGAGAGATTTGTACAAAAGCTCAAGTTGATGCTCAGAAAGGATCAGTTTCACTGAGATTCAGTCGGTTGGATCTTTGGTTCGGACAAAAATAgaaccattatttttgttgtggGATGTTGCTTTTGACTTGTATTTTTAATCTTAGGTTTTTGTAGAGTACTTTTAACAACTtctacaagacagagagagagagagagaaaaaaaaaagtctgccagTACCTACAGGTTGTGGTAGAAGTAGAAATCACATATAGAAGTAGAAATCACATATGACAGGTTGTGACTGATCCAGTAGAAGTAGAAATCACATGTGACAGGTTGTGACTGATTCAGTAGAAGTAGAAATCACATGTGACAGGTTGTGACTGATTCAGTAGAAGTAGAAATTGCACCTGACAGGCTGTGATTGATTCAGTAGAAGTAGAAATCACATGTGACAGGTTGTGACTGATCCAGTAGAAGTAGAAATCACATGTGACAGGTTGTGACTGATCCAGTAGAAGTAGAAATCGCATGTGACAGGTTGTGACTGATCCAGTAGAAGTAGAAATTACATGTGACAGGTTGTGACTGATTCAGTAGAAGTAGAAATCACATGTGACAGGTTGTGATTGATTCAGTAGAAGTAGAAATCACATGTGACAGGTTGTGACTGATTCAGTAGAAGTAGAAATCACATGTGACAGGTAGTGACTGATTCAGTAGAAGTAGAAATTGCACCTGACAGGTTGTGATTGATTCAGTAGAAGTAGAAATTGCACCTGACAGGCTGTGATTGATTCAGTAGAAGTAGAAATCACATGTGACAGGTTGTGACTGATCCAGTAGAAGTAGAAATCACATGTGACAGGTTGTGACTGATCCAGTAGAAGTAGAAATTGCATGTGACAGGTTGTGACTGATCCAGTAGTAGTAGAAATTGCACTTGACAGGTTGTGATTGATTCAGTAGAAGTAGAAATTGCATGTGACAGGTTGTGACTGATCCAGTAGTAGCAGAAATTGCACCTGACAGGTTGTGATTGATTCTTTGGAAATCACATCAGAGTCAAGGACGGCTTTACCATTCTTGatcttttttattaaaaaaaaaaaaaaaaaaaatcagtcatgattgtgtttttttgcttATTGTTTTTTATGCTTTGGTTACATGACTGAGCTTGAATTGCGTTTGTATGCGAATAGATCAGTCTGTATgctttgacacatccttgaaacatAAATTGAGTGagtgtctgaagtctgaatggtttactgTGCAGGTCTTTCaacccgtgacaacaggggtaagggagggaggggacttcTGTGTTAAAATTCGTTATAAAGAACAACGTAAgtatatgaaaagcaaacaaaagggaaggaaagagaaagagagagagagttgagagaaacggagacagggacagagagagaagaagaagaagacagatggacagatgggaGTGTAGCCAGGCGTCATTaactaaagatagacttgtttcaaactgagagtgtgtgtgtgtgtgtgtgtgtttactcaggATGACGTTCTGGCATTGTGGAATCGAACCGCCTCGgaccaagccaccaccaccagaatAAGAGACACACTGAAACGAGTGCTGAACCTCCCAGCCAACACCATCATGGAGTACAAGACACACAACGATAGCCTCAAGTAAGTTGCACAATGATAGCCTTAATTAAGTACATTGTACAACAATAGCCTCTAGTAAGTTGCACAACAGTAGCCTTAATTAAGCTGTACGATAGCCTCAAGTGTGTTCCACAACGATAGCTTCAAGAAAGTTGCAAGTTGCACAACGATAGCCTCAAGTAAGTTGCACAATGATAGCCTTAAGTAAGCTGCACAGAGATAGCCTCAAGTTAGTAGCACAACAATAGCCTCAAGTCAGTTGTACGATAGCCTCAAGTAAGTTGCACAATGATAGCCTCAAGTAAGGTGCACAACGATAGCCTTAATGAAGTAAGTTGCACAGCAATAGCCTCAAGTAATTTATGACAACGATAGCTttttaggaaaaaacaacaaaaacctcagtGGTGTTCATGTGCGTATGAATGGTCATTGAGAAAGGTAAGCAGAAAGATAGTAAATTAGTAATGGCTGTCTCAGTGATTCTGTAAATTTATTTTCAAAGAAATACaggctatttttttttaatcagttgctGTGGATATAGCCTCTTGAGATTGAATGAACACAGAGATGTTCATCTCGAaatgaggaaggggtggggggtggggggggggtgtattttggATGCATTGCCGCATGAAGAGGAATATGTATTATTGCAGTTATATGACTTGTTTGAatgtatatctgtgtttgtgattTTCTTGTAACACAGCTGTTGTGCGAAGATCCAAAGCATTAAttgattggtttttgttttgtagttgtttttgcggggtgtggtggtggggggagggtcgtgggggggtgggggggggtaggtagactTTGTCAGCATATGTTTATATGCATAAGAACAGGTCATATTCTGTTTTCAGTTCagcttttgttcttttctgtttatttaatAATGATTATCAGAGAAGCAAACCAAACCAAGTAAGTTGGACcaaatctctttcttttttcccccattataaCTTTAATTGTGAAATCAGTATagtgagagatttttttttttttttttttttttttttaaacctgcacatgtttttgcttcttttttttgcatGCTCACCATTTCTTTTGGAAAACAAGACAAGATGCAGAATACCCTATTCATTATGGACAGAATCAAGAATATTGTTCATCATATTGAATGGCAAATTACCGGTTTGACATATTAAAACAAAATGTGTTCCAAGAGCAGATATATCAATTGTATACCCAAATTACAGGGAAAGAAAGGTCGTTCTATGAGAAAATGGCAACTGATTGCTACCAGTCTGCCAAAAGCTAGTTTAATGTTGGCTGAGATTGGTTGATTTGATGAAATCGTCGTCGTCTTTCAGTTTCCATTGACAAAAGCCAGGTTATAATTACATACTTTTGCCTGcttgcgcgcacactcacacacacacacacacacacacacacgtccacacacacacacacacacgcacacacacacacatgtccacacacacacacacgcacccgaaGTTTTTTGGCAAAAACAGAACCACTGGCTTGTCTTCATCTTCAGTTTTGTTGTCATTTACGATTTAttatgctaatatatatatatatatatatatatatatatatattgagactTAGGGTTGTTCATAAAACTGATTTATTTTGTGTCAtctactgtaccatgtcaaacaatGTTCCAGCAGTTGAAAGTTCTAGCGTGAGTGGTTGggttgggagaagagagagagagagagagagaagttggtagAGAAAGGGTTGTGAAGATAGGGAACAACGTAAATTTGTATATGAGCCAGCAATACTTGTTTGTGGAATGAAAGTTTTCATTCCACTTTTTATGCTGAAATCTTTCACCTTTCATTTTGAACGCTTTTTGTTCTGCTGCACATATCTgtagtacaaaaaaaaagatttgatttTCTGTTTATTTCCTTGAGAATCACAAAAATGTTGATACTAACAAGAACAGAAGGAATTTCATGCAAAAATCTTTCATAAGTATGTATATAAGGGAGACTGGATAGTTTGTTTTTCTGATGTTGTCTTCTCCAACCACTTATGGGTTTCAGTTATTAAAAAAGCtaagttaaaaaaacaagaaaggcaaggccttgaagactcacttctgatacacactgataggaaaaagaaaaaaaagaaggcttaTAAGAataagtttgttgaaatgtgttctctgttCATTATTATGTTGAATATTGTTTTGTAACAAACATAGAAAGTGAATACAGTTACTGGTAAGTTGTGGTGGTTCAGAATATTTTGTCAGTTAAACAGCAGCTCAAATAATGATGTGATAGTCTAGAATGATGTAGTATGATAATATTTGTCACCTTTTAAAAATCTGATTGATAATAGAATGAGAACAGGTATCTTTTGTGTGGTAATCATGAAATCTGATTTGATAGACTGTAATAAACGCATCCTACTACTAAGACATTGCTGCTTATTTTATTTCAGAAGCCACTACCATGTCCCCtttaacaagataaataattttttttttttttttttaagttttcctgaatgtttgtgttttctttgttttcagagATAATACCAGTTTTCGGAACACCGACAAATTCATCCGGTGACGACAAAGCGACTTCATTGTGTTCAGTGTACAAAAGCGCCAGTTCACCTGTGCATATTGCCCTACTCAAAAGGAAAGACAATAAATTAACAATGCCGCATGACAATGCAAGCTCCTTTGTGTTGACTgaaggaaagagagtgaaagaggatgCGAGTACCGCATAATGGTTACGCTTTCATTCTtctaaaattatttatttattttattttaatttaaaaaaaattttttttattatcattactactaccttttttatgtcataattattatttatttatttatgtaagcttatctattatttatttacctttttttttttttttttcccaaggcctgactaagcgcgttgtgttacgctgctggtcaggcatctgcttggcagatgtggtgtagcgtatatggatttgtccgaacgcagtgatgcctccttgagctactgaaactgaaactcttctaaAATgtgcactgacagtgacacttgaCAATACATGGTATGTTAgcatattttctctttttatttttatttctccttttttgatTAATCATAATGTGACAATTTTATCATTTCTGTTCTTGTGAAGGAGAAAAATTGATTTTGTTCATGAAACAAAAATGGTTGAGACATTTCAGAATTACAGTGGTTGGGTTTCCTGAGCAGAAAACAATTGTTGATTATTCACGTTTTTTGACAAGAGGCTAAATCAGTGGATTTGATTATGCAAGATGTGTCCTCATTGGAACTTCCAAAAATTTGATAATTTTCTTTGAATACTTTTGATGAAAACAACTTCGTGGAAAAGCAGTCCTTTGCCTTTGCCTGATGGTGTCACCTTTTCCCTTTGTTTTCAGCAGTTTGCATCAAGCTTGTATTTTAACATATGAAAATGGTTGAGTGGGCTTTGCAAAGGCAAAGGAACTTGATAGTGGAAAAGTAATTTTATTTAGTTTAATGATGTGTATGTCAAAATCAGTTGCTTAACAGGCTCTTAGCCTGTATTGGTTGCTGATTGCAAAATGTGCATTGCACAATTTTCTAATACAGTTAAAGTTCGTTTAAATCTGATGGTATAGCTGTTATTTAAAGTAGTCAAGTAATGTTGATGTGGACGAACTGAATGTGTTCTGTTTGACAAGTGACCAGCTGTAGTCGGGCAAATATAGAGCAGTACTACATGTTGATATTGAAGAGTTTTTGTCACCAAATTTTGTGAAACTGCCTATTGGCATTTTTCTGTGACATTTGAATGATATCTTGTTGAGCCTTAATTTGACCACTGTGTTCAAAGATATTGATAACAGCAACACAGCCATGTGTGCTTGTTGATACTGGTCGCTAAATGTGACTTAAAAGTTAAGAATTGAAAGACAACCATAACCACAAAGCTCAAGTTTGGTAAAGATTCGTAAACAGCTAGGAAGGTCTTGCAGAGGAGTTTCATTTACAAATACACGTgcttgaatgcacacacacacacacacacacacacacacacacacacgtgcatgcacacacacgcacttacacaaacacatatacaacatgcatgcatgaatcaaCTTTCTCTTCCACTGACTTTCAGCTGTCCAACAACCCATTCCATACCCCATCTTTTCTATGCTGCTCTCTCCTGTGTTTCTTGGGCATCTGCTGGATTGTCCAGGCGTGCGTCTGTTGGCTTGTTCAGATGCGCATCTGTTGGCTTGTTCAGATTGTCCAGGTGTGCATCGTTGGATTGTCCAGGTATTCATCTGTTGTGTTGTCCAGGTGGGCATCTGTTGGGTTGTCAAGGTATGCATCCATTGGTTGTCCAGGTATTCATCTGTTGGATTGTCTAGATGTGAATCATTGGATTGTCCAGGTGTGCATCAGTTGGATTGTCTAGATGTGCTACTGTTGGATTGcccagaggtgtgtgtgtcaggtctgGAAACCACCTTGTCTTGTGCACATACGTCAAGTCACATCCAGTATGTCTGTGACTGAAAGGAGGGCTACTTGCCTGGGTGCAGAGGTGATCATTAACTGCTTTATGTTTTCTCAGCGTTGAGAATTTTCCACAGTCTGTGCTATTTCCATAGACATAGTAGAATTGATGCAAAGCAAGCTTTTGTGGCATAAGCATTGCTTACACAACCTGGCCCTAGTTTTACTTTTTGAGACTCGTCAAGACGACCACACCAGTGTATTTGCTTCAGAAAAATTCTTTTATTTACAGAAGCAGCACAGCAAGTTTCAGCATGCATAATTATGACTATACACACCAAGCATGACTACCTTTGTGCAGTTTCAGCAAGCATGATCATTACAAATGTTCACAGAACATTACTTAACTTTGAGCATATCGTACAGGGAACATAACTCCAGGAAATACCATCTGCAGAATGAAATATCCGGCACGTAGAAACACTCGGGATCTAAAAACGAAATGAAGCATAGAACCAGTTGCACAGTGAGACAGCCAGGGACAATCCTGTTATGTGCAGCTGTGCAAACTTGTGTTCTTCACAAAAGCTACCTATAGTTCTTGCAGGCTGATTCTTCAACACATTACCAAGAGTACTGATGGACTTGcatctaaataaaaaaaacccaaacattcttCCATTGATGAACGTCTGAAGTTGGGTGATATTGATGTGCTTTGACTTACTGTGGCAAGATGACATTGAGTGGCATAGATGTGCTTTGACTTATTTTGCAAGTTGGGTAGTATGAGTGTGCTATGACTTACTGTGGCATGATAATGGGCATGATAATGTTGAGTATGGATGTGCTTTGACTTACTATGGCAGAATGATGTTGGGAAGTATGAACGTGCTTTGACTGATTATGGCAACATGATGTTGGGTAATATGAATGTGCTATGACTTACTGTGGCATGATAATGTTGAGTATGGATGTGCTTTGACTTACTATGGCAAAATGATGTTGGGAAGTATGAGTGTGCTTTGACTGATTATGGCAACATGATGTTGGGTAGTATGAATGTGCTATGACTTACTGTGGCATGATAATGTTGAGTATGGATGTGCTTTGATTTACTATGGCAAAATGATGTTGGGAAGTATGAATGTGCTTTGACTGATCATGGCAACATGATGTTGGGTAGTATGAATGTGCTATGACTTACTGTGGCAAGATAATGTTGTGTATGGATGTGCTTTGACTTACTATGGCAACATGTTGGGTAGTATGGACATGCTTTGACTTCGTGTGACAAGATGACGTTGGGAAGTATGAATGTGCTTTGACTTACTGTGGCAAGATGACGTTGGGAAGTATGAATGTGCTTTGACTTACTATGGCAAGACTTGAAAGGAGATCAAGAAGATAGCACATGGGAAAGGGTGCctcatgttttccttttttttttttcagcgaggACGGATCTTGTACATGACCAGATCTAAGTGGTCCCAGACAAAACAATACATCTCACTACAGTGACACACTCACTCCACGTGTTCAGACACATTGTCCTGTCAGATACAAGTTCCTTCAGTCCAGTTTGTCAGATACATATTCCTTCTGTACATTTCAAACAATTTGTACAAGATGAAAAAAGTCCCGAGTCAAAATCTTCATTTCAAAACCCTGTGGTATACTAacaaaaaaagttcaaaactgaTATTGACTAGATATGGACATACAAATAAATGTAACATTAACCATTACGAAACATGCAGCACACATTACACTCGCAAATGAAAGGGTAATAAGGTTTAACTATTATTTACAAAGCTAAACATAATACTACCATCAGACATTAAAAAACAACTAATCTTGCTAGTCTTGTACTGCAGCAAACCAGACATAGGAAATACACCCTTAAATCGTTCACCACCACTGGCGTCTTTAGTCGACACGAGTGGTCATGTTAAACAGACTTttccacactgtaacaaagcttcaGCCAGCTTTCCTGCACAATAGGTTACCCttgaccgagtttgaagtgaacaagtccactgtggtGTTTAGACACAACCCAAACTGAGTgactgacagtatcagtatcggtatcagtagctaggcgtcactgcgttcggtcaaatccatatacgctacaccacatctgccaagcagatgcctgaccagcagcgtaacccaatgcgcttagtcaggccttgagaaaaataaataaataaataaaataaaataacaaaaataaaaactttggcgctggggagtgattttcacacagacattGAGTTCATCCAGCATACAAAATGCTGCAACTGTACCAGTGtatactatttgttaatcacacCAGTGTGGAATTAAAAGACACAGTAGCAAGGTCAGAGATTTACAGGTTTTCCACGTTACAACTTAGGGTTGGGCCTTGAAAACATCCAACATGTAGAACAATCGcccagagcaacacacacacacacacacacacactttagagagatcaaaaatgagataaaaagggaaaaaatccaGAGTGCAGGAATGAAAACTGCAAGCAGAGTAGGAGATTGTACACTCGGTATCAGTGTATATATTGTGGAATGTGTCaagaattctttttctttctgtgtttgggaGAATGTGTAAATAATAAGGTACACTAGTTACTGCTTGGGGAGATCATTTGTTGAGTATCATTGCGTTTGGATTGTGTCAAGAATAAGATATACAGGTTACAACTCACAGTTCTTTATCAAAAGATACATTGGTTACAACTTATAGATCTTTATCGTTATTAAAGTATATCTCTcgacatacccacacacaaaaccagacagGCACTCATCCTTCTTGTCATTTGACAGAGAAGAGGAAACGATTTTTTCTCAACAGGC belongs to Babylonia areolata isolate BAREFJ2019XMU chromosome 13, ASM4173473v1, whole genome shotgun sequence and includes:
- the LOC143288996 gene encoding eukaryotic translation initiation factor 4E type 2-like isoform X2; its protein translation is MTENRLKMDDSGEEEDEMFPNFRPAPKPGLGEHPLQYNYSLWFSRRSPKTTTYNQSLQFVFSFASVEQFWTMYAHLVRPSELTGHADYHLFKEGIRPMWEDEANRQGGKWIIRLRKGLASRCWENLILAIMGEQFMVGEEICGAVVSIRFQDDVLALWNRTASDQATTTRIRDTLKRVLNLPANTIMEYKTHNDSLKDNTSFRNTDKFIR
- the LOC143288996 gene encoding eukaryotic translation initiation factor 4E type 2-like isoform X1, translating into MSQIQNKFEALKMDDSGEEEDEMFPNFRPAPKPGLGEHPLQYNYSLWFSRRSPKTTTYNQSLQFVFSFASVEQFWTMYAHLVRPSELTGHADYHLFKEGIRPMWEDEANRQGGKWIIRLRKGLASRCWENLILAIMGEQFMVGEEICGAVVSIRFQDDVLALWNRTASDQATTTRIRDTLKRVLNLPANTIMEYKTHNDSLKDNTSFRNTDKFIR